A segment of the Trifolium pratense cultivar HEN17-A07 linkage group LG7, ARS_RC_1.1, whole genome shotgun sequence genome:
GATGACTTGATTTTTACTGGCAGTAATGAAGTCAtgtttgaagaattcaaaaccTCTATGAAAAGCAAGTTCTCAATGACTGATTTAGGCAAAATGAGGTACTTTCTTGGAGTAGAAGTAAAGCAGTTTGATGGTGGGATTTTCATCTGTCAACAGAAGTATGCAAAAGAACTTTTGTTGAGGTTCAAAATGGATCAATGTAACAAAGTGTGTAGCCCTATTGTGCCTGAAAACAAATTGATCAGAGATGAAAGTGGAAAATTGGTGGATGCTACTAATTACAGACAAATGACAGGTTGCTTGATGTATTTGCTTGCATCTAGGCCTGATTTGACATTTTCTGTGTGTTTGGTGGCTAGATATATGGAGAGGCCTACTGAGATTCACTTGGCTGCAGTCAAAAGAATAATGAGGTATCTCAAAGGGACATTAGAACTTGGCATTTGGTACAGAAGGAATGAGAAGTTGACATTGGTTGGATGGTCTGATAGTGATTATGCAGGTGATCTAGATGATAGAAAATCTACATCTGGATATGTGTATATGCTTGGCTCAAGTGCAGTATCATGGTCTTCAAAGAAGCAAGCCATTGTCACTCTATCGACCACTGAAGCAGAGTTTGTAGCAGCTGCTTCTTGTGCTTGCCAAGGTATCTGGTTGAGGAGGATTCTTGCAGAGCTTGGCCAGCTGCAAGAGTGTACTATAATAAAGTGTGATAACAGCTCATCAATTAAGCTGTCAAAGAATCCAGTGATGCATGGGAGGTGTAAGCACATAGATGTGAGGTATCATTTTTTGAGGGACTTGACTAGAGAAGGAGTGGTAGAGCTCAGCCACTGCAGCACAATGGAGCAACTTGCTGATATCATGACCAAGCCATTGAAGCTTGAAACTTTTTGTATTCTTAGGGATAAGCTAGGTGTATGTGATGGTCATAGCCTAGAATGAttgtttgttattgtttttgtataaaCTGTTCACATGTGTTCAGTTTAGGGGAGTGTTTGTTAGTGTTGTTAGCTTGTGGTTAGGCTCAGCAGGCTTAGGCCGTGCCAATGAGCAAGGTTAGGCGCGCGCGCAAGGCAAGCAGGCTTGGCCTGGCTTGGCCTGAAGTGGCTTGGCTAACAAGTTAAGTACTTGTAAGTGTGTGTACTTGCTTGTGTGTGATGTACTCCTATATAAGGACTTGTTATGTGATGAATAAACTAGAGAATGCCATTTGAAACCAACATTTATAAGTAAGtgacaattctcaccttacaagccgattttgtaaggttgagttagacccaatatcTAATTTTAAGAGAGgttgattttgttgatgtgtaATTTAAACCGTCTAATTATAAATCAACGATTGAGATTGAAAACATTGTGAGACTGTGCACCGTCTTGACAACAACAatcctgattttttttttttttaaacacaacTTTGTTTTAATTTATGTACACACTCAATATTTATTTGAGTTCCAATAAAATGATGTATATCTAATTGACAATAACGcgataaccaaaaaaaaaatatgtatgtatgtaataAAAGAATTTCAAATGGAACTATGCAAATTTTCTAGTAAAAGATGACCCGGTCTTTATGTTCTTTTGGAGGAAGTGAATTTATTGGAACTATATAAGGCCAAGACACAAGAATTAATCCCTTTGCTGTTTGATTCTACATATAACTTCTGAATTGTCACTTTCACGTTTAAATCTTCTTTCAACTAACACTAAATTTGCatcaaaagataaagaagaaCAAAATTGTGGGATCTAATCACGtaaagtggttaatgaacttccTGTTGGGTCAGAAGAAGGTAGCCGAAGATCATTCACATTGTTCTCAATTGAACTATGCAAGTGAGTTAGACACCACATCTTAACCaaaaaccttaaggcattaggttttATAAAGTGTTTAACCTTCATTTTTCTAAACAACGCGAGACTTAATTTACCTCACAATTGCCACAACACTTAACCTAAGACGAATCATTCGAGAGAACTTAGTTTAATTCctggtaaaaataatttttgaccaTTTATTTATCTCGCATCTGAAATATAGATTACTGAAATCCCTTTACCTTGAGaaccaaataattaataaaaaatagtgaGATAAAAGGGGTATAAAAATAAAGgctcaaaattataaattaaaaaaaggagACTACCTTTACGAGTTTAATAAAGTAGAAAAATCAAACGTGAAATTAAatgaataatataataatatattagtataaaaagtatttttttttttaaagaaccGTAACCTCTATTAGTCTATTCTATCTTTGCCCCTGAAAATAATCACTATCATATGGTGGTGAAAATTTTGTATTAGTAAATATTTTTGGTTGAGGAGGTGTTGTCCCAATTTATTGTGTAATTATTGaattttgttattcaaattcCAAATGATGTTTATTGAGATAACAATCATTACTTACTACTCTTTTCGATCACTactataagcaaaaaattactttttaaattcattgcaAAATTGATATAGACcgatatagaccaaatacatcaatttttccaatgaacctaaaatatgattatttacttataatagtgatGGAGGGTGTATAAGATTTCATATTTAGTATTTGAAGAATGATATATTGGTCTGGAGATGGATTGTCTCCAGTGAGAAAAAAACTGGAGGGTGTCCAGTGGATACATCcaccttttatttttcttatttaaattaaaattaaaattgtcaaaataaaGCAATGGTCAAGATTTAACTGTGAGAAAATGTCACATGAGACAACCTTCTCCCATATTGGTCTCTCTTCTCATAAATTACTCAGCACTTTCTCCTTATTTATGATTCTTCATAATCACCCAACCATGGTACAAAGTTAAAGCAGCATGTTTTTTTGGTGAAGAAATTAAAGCAACATATGATCATGTCACAAACAGTACCTAAAAGATAGTATAGGGTAGGTGGAGGACCAACTTTTTCCGGTAATAAagccttttatttctttttctttttcaatttctacatcattgtatttttaaatcatGTACTAGTAATTAACTGTCAAAACAGATTTAAAAAACACACTACCTAGTTTCTGCCTCAATATTAGTATAATTAAGGTAAGgaccattattttttttgactaaaaagataacgatattcattcattccaataattgatatagTACATCAGATCAAAATACAcattcaacatcgctaaaaacaaaaaggatgaatctgcgaacaaactcacagcatccatgttaatagcatacaacggcaaaatgcctacaaataataatatgataaaactaaAGTCACCGAAATatccatgcttccggatctgcaacgttgatgcccaaatgattgattgaagatgatctttcaatatgaactaaacgAACACCGTAACAAGACGGAGAATTCAACAACGTCGTACCAAGACGACGATCAACAcaaacgccgcactcagacgacgatatcacacaaataaaaaagaaaaacaactaaaaaacttaatctatgtaaaaaatcacttatttagattaaaaacaacaagaaaaaatgtgaagaggggtgattttaggccaaatatgacctaaaatcacccctaactagtagaggaagaagaaactcagagaaaaagaaaatagggCCGGCTAGAGTTTATATAATTTTGGAccattattaaaattatataatttaggATTTGGATCAGCTGCTGTAACAATTACACACAATTGCATGTAGTAGTTGATCTCAGTCATCGAATTGTGATCCAACagctcagtttttttttatttttacataatatatttgATCTCGGATCTTCATTTCTGATCAGACGGCCAACAACAATTATTGTGTGACGCAGTAACCGTGTTAAATCTAAATCCCATAATTTATAAGGTATGAAAGAGATACGAGAGTGTCATGTTAAATACAAATGATAATGTAATAGTCCTATCACAAAACAAGATTGTCTTACCCTGCCTCCTctcattcattttcattctcttCCATAAAACCAAACACTTGAATGTCTCCAAAATCCTCCGAGCACAATTTGATCCGTGGCatcaaagttttttatttgtcgtAACGTTTCTATCACGGCCACATGACCGTGATCGAGACCAATTAACCTTTAATATCTTCAATTCTATGCAATATTGAGAATCACGACACagctgcaatttaaaaccttgcatATCATTTTTTCATCTCCAACATGAATATATCAAACATAATCTCTTGTTTTAGTGAAAATGCAGTAAATGTGTCACATTCTTCATCAAAATCTTGCATATCTCAAAATCTCATACCTTCAACACTAAACTCAATCTCATCAATCTACAAAACAATCCTCtccaacaaaaaacaaattttgatcAAAGTCACATGGTGTAAAAGCCAATCAAATCAAGGACTCAAAATAATCTTCAATGAAGAAGATTCACTAGCTTCAAGAACATTCATACTCAACACAAACTCAAGGcttttcagaaagaaaaaaggaaGCAAATTTATGGAAATGGAACATTTTCATGATTCAAAAGTTGAAATCTTTTGGGATCTTTCAAATGCAAGATATGAAACTAGTCCTGAACCTATTGATGGATTTTATGTTGCAATTTTAGTAGATTCAGAAATTGGTCTTATTTTAGGTGACAATATAAGTGaagaaaatttaataaagaaggtgaaaaaaaaaaccattttggCTAAAGTTTCACTTTTTTCAAGAAGTGAATATTTTTCAGGTAACAcactttatttttcaactaaGGCTAagttttgtgtgagtggaaatTTGCatgatattttgattaaatgtaTTGATGAAAATGAAGGGTTTAATAATAAATCACATGTTTTGAATGTTTTTATTGATAAGAAGATTGTGATTAGTGTGAAGAGGTTGAAGTGGAATTTTAGGGGGAATcaaacaatttttgttgatgggtTATTAGTGGATTTATTATGGGATGTTCATAATTGGTTTTTTAAAGGTGTTAATGGTTATGCTGTGTTTATGTTTAGGACTAGGAGTGGTTTGGATAATAGATTATGGTTAGAGGAGAAATTGGAAGTGAAAGATAAAGATAGTGTTGAATTTTCCTTGTTGATTTATGCTTGTAAAACCACATAATATAATGGAActtgattttttatttcatgttgttttgtttttctcttcattATTGCCTTGACTCTTTCTTTCTTAATTACCTTTCTTTTTGAAAGGATATTacatgctaattttttttttttttttaagctattGTAGTTAGAATTTTGACTTCTATCACCTAAAGTATATCATGACTTAGGCtatttgaatatgatatgaaactcaaataaaaattcTTCTTAGAGAGAATAATATTATTACCAACTCTTCTAACATCATCTTTGTCATAGTACTAAATATTTGCTAAAGTttcatatataagaaaaatttaaaacatgttttttcatttttaaattcctTAACATGTACTGTATTTGTAATGCACAAGTTGGATGACCTTTTCAACAACAGAAAACATACAATAAATTATTAGCCGAcagaaatttgaataattaattacaaaatactAGTTGGTTGTTGTGCTTGTGTGAGACGGGATCCTCTCAAGTGACGGTGGAGGTCCAACGAAATCTTGAACACTAGTTTATACTAGTAACAGATAAAGTTAAGAAAAAATGAAGGGCGGAGATTTAAACTGGGCACTCTCTACTATAAACCCTTGTTAGTGTGTAAACCCCATTCGGGATCTATTTTCCATTTGTTTGTGTTTTATTCACTCGAAATTTCTGCCAAACATTTTGTCATATGAAAGGAAAAAGTACTATAAATATCTTAACCCCAAATATTTCTCGAATTAGAATTAGGTGTGTTAGTGTATTGGTCACATATCAATATTTGACATTGATACTATTACATTAAacgatattattttttaaattattatcaacTTTGAGGGATTCTGCTGTGGTGGTAGTAGTTGAATAACTTTTGGCCTTTACAGGAGAATAAAGTTGAGTGAGAATCTTGCTAATGAGCAATATCTTGACCACATTATTCTTCTATGCTCTTTTCAAAAGTGACTAAAAATAACTGTACATCATAAGAATCCACTAAACAAATATTGTTGGTTGGTTATGGTCGGTACTTCAAAATAGTGTAGTCATGAGTAGTAATGTTTTGGTTAAATacttaaattgtagttttttttcaCCAACAAAGATGAGAATGCAAAATAAATTAGAGaaattacataattttttttattgcaaagAGGGCTAAAAAGAGCTCAAGAAAATTATAACTACAGAGATTAACTACTAACAAATGATTAAAGTGGGATGAACAATTTGCAAAGAACACCCATAATATCAAGAGACTCACATTTATGaaacaaatgaataaaaataaacaagattagcTAGCTACtatatattgttaataaaaataattcaaagcTGGTTTGATCCATACAAAAGAATTcaaaatgaaattataaataCCGTAAACCATCGTATCATTAACCGGTGTAGGATTAAAGATCTCCCCCGATACGGTGGAGGTCCCGTAGCACGTCACGAGCACTAGACTAAGGGGCGGTTGAGCAATTGACGTACTTGAGCCAGACTTCAGTTCACAATCTTAAGTATACTACGGATTATGAAATAACCAGTGTAGACTATGTTAAGGCTCATAATAATTGATATCAATGTCTTAATTCTGTTTGAAACTAcaatatctatatattatagatCTCTTCCCTGTTATAATTGGCAATTTTTGCGATCACAATAACCCAAAAGATCAAAATGGCGATAGCAGCTTTCCATGAAACAAAACTCACTTCTACGACCGATATTACACTTGAATCACTTGATAGCAGTAGAATGTATAAGATTGAATAGATGGTGCTGTTAACAGGGTGATCTATTGCAATGCCACCCACGAccaattgaaagaagaaaacagGAATAATGAGACAGTCAGGTACGGATTTAAGGGGTGGCAAGGGTGGGCTTCGGCCCCTCCCTCCCACCCCAATGGTGTATATATTATATCTTCAaagttgttttttatatataattattattaatttgtatgTATACTTATAGTCTAAATTAATTCCAATAAATAAatcagtgtaaaataattttatatcggtataatttgatccctattcatataaattacaattaaattttatgtaatatttcttataaaaaaatggtcAGTTCCCTATTTAATtagtttctggatccgtccctgagtCCATCATCATTGTGCCATATTTTGCTATGAATTTACTATGAAATGATGGTATCATCTTTAATACCGGTAGTAAGATAGCCAATAGCAAGCACAACACCAGCGAGTGAACAAGTACTTTGCTTAAACCTCTCTTTGTCACTATACTGGTACCTGCATATATTTACATGAGTTGAGATATCAAATTTCAACCGTctatttttattaatcaaaGGTTAATAAGTTTTCTATCTAAATTTGCTACCTCAATAAGAGATATATGttgatttttaagttttaattcgACCAActaaataaaaagcaaaaattagtatataatatatagatcCGTATGAAggtgttagttggttcagttgtgattggcgctgaacatGGTAGGGAGTATCACAGTTCgattccccgcaactgcgatcggaatgGGCTAGAACTACACTTGATATTAGAattgaccccgaaccagattgaACTggccttgaaaacaaaaacaaaaaaaataattaaagggaTTGAGTACATACCTCggattaaaaaggggcaaagtTATGgtgcttatgcaccatgcataaacacACCAGATTGTTTAGCGCGTCCCCCAGATTGCTTAGCGCATCATCATATTGCTTAGCGCGTCCCCCTagattgcttagcgcacccccctaGATTTTTAGCGCTCccctgattttttattttttttttaattttgattaattgaattttagtttattgatCAAGGATAATTTTCAGAGTATTATGTATGGTTAAATGttttagtagttagttttaaactaaaatcataccaaaaccattttgctgtggaatggtttcagagatctgtactccaaaaccattttgctatggaatggtttcagagatatgtactccaaaaccattagatgtacttaatcaTGCCAAAACAATTTTGTGGTGGAATGATTTCAGAAGGTTGTAATCCAAAatcattagatgtacttaatagtttttatgttaattgtgataaattaaaccataattaCAGTACATGTTTTAGTAtgcaattttaaattaaaatatggcTATATAATCATccaacacaattaatttaaaatgggTTTTTATAGTatgtacttcaaaggaacaaaagtaattatttaattggaaatggGAGCGtgctagaaatctaggggaggaaaaaaaaattagggggtgcgctagaaatctgtgggagaaaaaaaaatgggggagcgctagaaatttggggggggggACTGGGGGCACACGAGAAAATATGGGGGGCGTGCTAGGAAAAAACTGGGGGgcgaaaaaaattggggggcgcgctaagcatatgggggtgcgctaagcaatctGGGGAGTGCgttaagcaattttcattatttatgcatggtgtataaggaaaaagcttatgcaccataaccactcccACTAAAAATGTTcctttttaaatgttttttcacgtcaaatttaatgtttttattttactattttaaggGTACGATTTGTTAATTATACTCTcctcaattactcttatcttttcaataaaactaattaattttatatattttgaaaaatataatttttttttgtacataacatctgtttgatgaaatatttttataaaagttttaatattttaatataaatttatcataaataatagacttatgaaattatgtttttttaataaaaaaatatatactactatttagagatatatttttaaaagataattatctTATTATTGATAACAAACTCTTattaataacaaatttaaaaaacgaTGTAAACAATATTTggataaacataaaaaaataataataacaaagataaaaaatataataacaaataattatcctaataataacaaatttaaaaaagataataacaacttaaaaaaagataattattataaactctttctttaaaaaaaaaattcacttatattgtgttttcttccttacaaaataaaaaataaaaaataaaatttcattttaagaattttatcaaaattttgtTTGACCCATAAgtagagaagtagaaaatataAGTAGGTAAAACACAGCCTAAATAATAAGTGTCCGTTTGACTCCCTTATTTAAG
Coding sequences within it:
- the LOC123895491 gene encoding uncharacterized protein LOC123895491 encodes the protein MNISNIISCFSENAVNVSHSSSKSCISQNLIPSTLNSISSIYKTILSNKKQILIKVTWCKSQSNQGLKIIFNEEDSLASRTFILNTNSRLFRKKKGSKFMEMEHFHDSKVEIFWDLSNARYETSPEPIDGFYVAILVDSEIGLILGDNISEENLIKKVKKKTILAKVSLFSRSEYFSGNTLYFSTKAKFCVSGNLHDILIKCIDENEGFNNKSHVLNVFIDKKIVISVKRLKWNFRGNQTIFVDGLLVDLLWDVHNWFFKGVNGYAVFMFRTRSGLDNRLWLEEKLEVKDKDSVEFSLLIYACKTT